One Gadus chalcogrammus isolate NIFS_2021 chromosome 22, NIFS_Gcha_1.0, whole genome shotgun sequence genomic window carries:
- the LOC130375799 gene encoding toll-like receptor 13 isoform X2, producing the protein MENITDAIYGSRKTICVVSRDYLESEWCSREIQVASFRLFDEQKDVLILVFLEDIPMQQLSPYYRMRRLLKRQTYLSWSRADAHPNLFWEKLRQALESQDHPMGEHILLTVEDGPPGERPDQ; encoded by the exons ATGGAAAACATTACAGACGCCATCTATGGCAGCCGGAAGACCATCTGTGTGGTCAGTCGCGATTACCTGGAGAGTGAATGGTGCTCCAGAGAGATCCAGGTTGCCAG CTTCCGTCTGTTTGACGAGCAGAAGGACGTGCTGATCCTGGTGTTCCTGGAGGACATTCCCATGCAGCAGCTTTCTCCGTACTACCGCATGAGGAGGCTCCTGAAGAGACAAACCTACCTGAGCTGGTCCCGCGCAGACGCACACCCAAACCTGTTCTGGGAGAAGCTCCGGCAGGCCCTGGAGTCCCAGGATCACCCAATGGGGGAGCATATACTGCTCACCGTGGAGGACGGACCccctggagagagaccagaccagtaa
- the LOC130375799 gene encoding toll-like receptor 13 isoform X1: MKTKIEMPLRGIRFCSFGILYLFLNSFVVPTASYALKDCMVKQNTQVICRKNSFKVFPKDIPARVTSIELSGNTISTLNKTDLENMPNLLRLDLTSNRISKIESGTFVVQLSLEVLILKNNSLCNLQEGMFDGLVNLKELYLTSNQIQTVAPASFKTLSKLRILDLGYNKLRHLTNILQHTPHLQNLYIPANNISTFHSWELSNKSTELVILDLSQNELRFFRLTAGIFPKLKTLNLRDGIKNGIVWEVNDTSYLRSVHKLDISGVRSSLHGLQEVIETFNSSSSLIYLQLNNISNSLQALIDVSCKILKLSTFEIRNNGIKVIRSDMLHLCSYLKILDLGMNEITNISENSFQSLRQLDTLNIKNNCLKSVPNAVRKTQITKLDLSHNNINVLGCDDFSNMTRLRVLHLDNNPLVALQDCVFRDLVNLNELIFQNSSIELNGAFKKNTPNLKTLSLINNELTDLVHGEFRALNSLQYLSLKGNQLQQLKDGTFVGLSSLTHLDLESNKINEISNCTFVELKALKTLNLRRNCIQYASVEPILNPPFAELSKLDTLYISDQIRSHKRTNFPQNFLQGLTNLSILYMQTNNIKCVHPHTFNYTPNLNVLHLSDNFLTDIPDNLFCSIQKLKSLEISKTRLRSLDFLLHANLTELEVLHVAYNTFSVIREPVMLSLSALTYLNMQGNSFTCNCDNAWFLQWVITNKQTQVFDAYNFECSYPPNLKGREMLQIDVSSCTVETDFICYISTACAVIMTLAVSFTHHFLRWHLVYAYYLMLAFLYNSKNKDKRAHQYDAFVSYNTNDEGWVLGELLPKLEDEQGWRLCLHHRDFQPGKPIMENITDAIYGSRKTICVVSRDYLESEWCSREIQVASFRLFDEQKDVLILVFLEDIPMQQLSPYYRMRRLLKRQTYLSWSRADAHPNLFWEKLRQALESQDHPMGEHILLTVEDGPPGERPDQ; encoded by the exons ATGAAAACGAAAATTGAGATGCCGTTAAGGGGAATTCGTTTTTGTTCATTTGGAATATTATATCTCTTTTTGAACAGTTTTGTTGTTCCAACTGCTAGTTACGCGCTGAAGGACTGCATGGTCAAACAGAACACACAGGTCATCTGTCGGAAGAACAGTTTTAAAGTATTTCCAAAGGACATTCCAGCAAGAGTCACAAGTATAGAACTGTCTGGAAACACCATTTCTACACTCAATAAAACAGATCTGGAAAATATGCCAAATCTGTTGCGCTTAGACCTGACAAGCAACAGGATCTCCAAGATTGAATCTGGCACTTTTGTCGTTCAACTCTCTCTTGAGGTGTTAATTTTAAAGAACAATAGCCTTTGTAATCTACAGGAGGGTATGTTTGATGGCTTAGTCAATCTCAAAGAATTGTATCTGACTTCCAATCAGATCCAAACTGTAGCACCAGCCTCTTTCAAGACTCTGAGCAAGCTTAGGATTTTGGACCTAGGCTATAACAAACTGCGCCACTTAACAAACATCTTACAACATACACCACATTTACAAAACCTGTACATTCCAGCAAACAACATTTCCACTTTTCATTCTTGGGAGCTGTCAAATAAGTCTACAGAACTTGTTATACTTGATTTGTCTCAGAATGAGCTTAGGTTCTTTAGGCTCACTGCAGGTATCTTTCCCAAACTCAAAACGTTGAACCTTAGGGATGGTATAAAGAATGGTATCGTCTGGGAGGTGAATGACACATCATACCTTAGAAGCGTGCATAAACTAGATATCAGTGGGGTTCGCTCCTCATTACATGGACTGCAGGAAGTAATAGAGAcatttaactcctcctcctcactgattTATCTGCAGTTAAACAATATAAGTAACAGCCTGCAGGCCCTAATCGATGTTTCCTGCAAAATCCTAAAGCTGAGCACTTTTGAAATCCGAAATAACGGCATCAAAGTTATTAGATCAGACATGCTGCACTTGTGTAGTTATCTGAAAATATTGGACTTGGGGATGAATGAGATAACTAACATCTCTGAAAATTCTTTTCAATCTCTTAGGCAGCTTGACACTTTAAACATAAAGAATAACTGTCTCAAATCGGTCCCCAATGCTGTAAGGAAAACTCAAATCACAAAACTGGATCTCAGCCACAATAACATCAATGTTCTTGGCTGTGATGATTTTTCCAATATGACCCGTCTCAGAGTTCTCCATCTAGACAATAATCCTCTTGTAGCCCTCCAGGATTGTGTTTTCAGAGATTTGGTCAATTTAAATGAATTAATTTTCCAAAACAGCAGCATTGAATTAAACGGCGCCTTCAAAAAAAACACGCCAAATCTTAAAACTCTTTCTTTGATAAACAATGAACTCACTGATCTAGTTCATGGAGAATTTAGAGCTCTGAATTCCCTCCAGTATTTGTCATTAAAAGGGAATCAATTACAACAACTTAAAGATGGGACCTTTGTTGGACTGTCCAGTCTTACACATCTTGATCTcgaatcaaataaaataaatgaaatttcaAACTGTACTTTTGTTGAACTGAAAGCTTTAAAGACATTGAATTTGCGTAGAAATTGCATTCAATATGCATCGGTAGAGCCTATTCTGAATCCACCATTTGCTGAGCTTTCAAAACTGGATACATTGTACATTTCAGATCAGATCAGATCTCATAAGCGGACCAATTTCCCTCAAAACTTTCTGCAAGGCCTGACAAATCTGTCAATACTCTATATGCAAACTAACAATATTAAATGTGTGCACCCACACACCTTCAACTATACTCCTAATTTGAATGTGCTTCATTTGTCTGACAATTTTTTAACAGACATTCCCGACAATTTGTTTTGCTCAATTCAAAAACTAAAAAGTCTTGAAATTTCAAAGACAAGGCTGAGGTCTCTAGATTTTCTGCTCCATGCTAACCTCACAGAGCTGGAGGTGTTGCATGTGGCGTATAATACCTTTTCTGTGATTAGAGAGCCAGTGATGCTGTCTCTGTCAGCACTTACTTACCTGAATATGCAGGGTAATAGCTTCACCTGTAACTGTGACAACGCGTGGTTCCTCCAATGGGTAATCACCAACAAGCAAACACAAGTGTTTGATGCATACAACTTTGAATGCAGCTACCCTCCAAACCTTAAAGGTAGAGAAATGTTGCAGATTGACGTCAGTTCTTGTACAGTAGAGACAGACTTCATCTGTTATATTTCAACGGCATGCGCGGTCATCATGACCTTAGCAGTCTCCTTCACCCACCATTTTCTACGATGGCATCTGGTCTACGCGTACTACCTCATGCTGGCCTTCCTTTACAACTCAAAGAACAAGGACAAGCGTGCTCATCAGTACGACGCCTTCGTCTCCTACAACACAAACGATGAAGGCTGGGTGCTGGGGGAGCTGCTGCCCAAGCTGGAGGACGAGCAGGGCTGGAGACTGTGTCTGCACCACCGAGACTTCCAGCCAG GTAAACCGATCATGGAAAACATTACAGACGCCATCTATGGCAGCCGGAAGACCATCTGTGTGGTCAGTCGCGATTACCTGGAGAGTGAATGGTGCTCCAGAGAGATCCAGGTTGCCAG CTTCCGTCTGTTTGACGAGCAGAAGGACGTGCTGATCCTGGTGTTCCTGGAGGACATTCCCATGCAGCAGCTTTCTCCGTACTACCGCATGAGGAGGCTCCTGAAGAGACAAACCTACCTGAGCTGGTCCCGCGCAGACGCACACCCAAACCTGTTCTGGGAGAAGCTCCGGCAGGCCCTGGAGTCCCAGGATCACCCAATGGGGGAGCATATACTGCTCACCGTGGAGGACGGACCccctggagagagaccagaccagtaa